The proteins below are encoded in one region of Amycolatopsis magusensis:
- a CDS encoding Imm53 family immunity protein, which translates to MSDVSPFQFLQDWYADQCNGDWEHEFGIRMGTLDNPGWWFEVDLVDTDLEQRVLAKTSAEPGPGRWVWAESDGQKFSSSCDLSSLDGALRLFREFVESGQADERRKVFR; encoded by the coding sequence GTGAGTGACGTGAGTCCTTTCCAGTTCCTGCAGGATTGGTATGCCGACCAGTGCAATGGCGACTGGGAGCACGAGTTCGGCATCAGGATGGGCACGCTGGACAACCCGGGATGGTGGTTCGAAGTCGACCTTGTGGATACCGACCTCGAGCAGCGTGTTCTGGCGAAGACCAGTGCAGAACCGGGGCCGGGGCGGTGGGTCTGGGCCGAGTCGGATGGGCAGAAGTTCAGCTCTTCCTGCGATCTGTCGTCCTTGGATGGTGCTCTCAGACTCTTTCGGGAGTTCGTCGAGTCCGGTCAGGCGGATGAGCGTCGGAAGGTTTTCCGGTAG